The Pseudomonas fulva 12-X sequence CGCCTCGCGCTCGCTGATGTCCGCCGCCACCGACGGTTTGGGCAGCAGCACGCCGTAGGTGTCGTACTGAATCACCCGGTAATCGGCCTGGCCGGGATTGCCGTCATAGCGGTAGCCATTTTCCAGAATCAGGTAGCGACTGCCGTCAGGCTGCACTTCCTGGCGGCCGCTCTCGGCGACCAGCACACTGATGCCGCGATCCTTGTCGCCTTCGCGGGACACGCGCTTGTCGGAAATGAAGATGCCGCCCAGCTCAGTGCGATCGTCCGACAGCTCTCGGGTGTAGGTGACCCGCGAGCCGTTGCGCATGGACTGGAAGCGCCCGGGCACCAGGGTATCGAACTCGGTCAGGGCGTCCTGCTGATTGAGGATCTTCGCCACCTGGGTCACGCCCTGAGGCGCCAGGCCCATGCTCAGCCATGCCACCAGCAGCGCTACTACGGCAGCCGGCGCCAGACTGTAGAGGAACAGACGCTGCTGGCTCATGCCGGTGGCCGACAGCACGGTCATCTCGCTGTCCAGGTACAGCCGCCCGTACGCCAACAAGAAGCCCAGGAACAGGCCCAGCGGCAGGATCAACTGCAGGAAACCGGGTAGGCGAAAGCCCATGATCAGAAACAGCACGCTCGGATCGAGTATCCCCTGGGCCGCCTGGGCCAGGTACTTGATGAAGCGGCCACTCATGATGATTACCAGCAGTACGGCGCTCACCGCACTCAGGGTAACCAGAACCTCTCGGGACAAATATCGGAAGACGATCAAACAGACACTCCAGGGTTGTCAGGCTCAGGCGGCTGTGCTCAAACTAGCCGAACTGCATGCTGGCCCGCACTTTCAAGCGAACCGGCCGAAAAAATTGTCGTCCATTATCCTGCATTCGCGACTCGTTGTCTTGGGGACACCACGCATGGAATTTCTCGTCAAAAGCGCTCGCCCGGAAACACTGAAAACCGCCACCCTGATCATCCCTGTTGGTGAAGGCGGCAAACTCGCCGCTACCGCCAAGGCGGTGGACGCAGCCAGCGGCGGCGCCATCGCGGCCCTGCTCAAGCGCGGCGACCTGGCCGGCAAGCCTGGCCAGACCCTGCTGGTTCACGGCGTGGCCAACCTCAAGGCCGAGCGCGTGCTGCTGGTCGGTACCGGCAAAGACGCCGAACTGTCTGACCGCCAACTGCGCAAATTGATCGCCGCCGTTTATGGTGTGCTCAAGACCCTGGGCGGCAGCGATGCTCTGCTGGCCCTGCAGGACGTACAGGTAAAAGGTCGCGATGCCTACGGCAAGGCGCGCCTCATCGTCGAAAGCCTGGCCGATGCCGGCTACCAGTTCGACCGTTTCAAGAGCCAGAAGGCCACGCCCGGCGCCCTGAAGAAGATCACTCTGATCACCGACAAGGCCGATACCGCCGCGGTGGAGCGCGCCACTCGCGAAGCGCGCGCCATCGCCATCGGCATGGCGCTGACCAAGGACCTGGGCAACCTGCCGCCGAACATCTGCCACCCCAGCTACCTCGCCGAGCAGGCCAAGGAACTGGGCAAGGCGCACAAGAACCTCAAGGTCGAAATCCTCGACGAGAAGAAGCTGCAAACCCTCGGCGCCGGCGCCTTCCTGGCCGTGGGCCAGGGCAGCGAGCAGCCGCCGCGCATGATCGTCATGCAGTACAACGGCGGCAAGAAAGGCGAGAAGCCCCACGCCCTGGTGGGCAAGGGCATCACCTTCGACA is a genomic window containing:
- the lptF gene encoding LPS export ABC transporter permease LptF, coding for MIVFRYLSREVLVTLSAVSAVLLVIIMSGRFIKYLAQAAQGILDPSVLFLIMGFRLPGFLQLILPLGLFLGFLLAYGRLYLDSEMTVLSATGMSQQRLFLYSLAPAAVVALLVAWLSMGLAPQGVTQVAKILNQQDALTEFDTLVPGRFQSMRNGSRVTYTRELSDDRTELGGIFISDKRVSREGDKDRGISVLVAESGRQEVQPDGSRYLILENGYRYDGNPGQADYRVIQYDTYGVLLPKPSVAADISEREAIPTSQLFGSDEPRMQSELQWRLSIPLLVFIVTLMAVPLSRVNPRQGRFLKLLPAILLYMTYLGLLVAARSALDKGRISPYIGLWGVHLLFLLVGLALLYWEPLRLKLVSRRENARV
- a CDS encoding leucyl aminopeptidase gives rise to the protein MEFLVKSARPETLKTATLIIPVGEGGKLAATAKAVDAASGGAIAALLKRGDLAGKPGQTLLVHGVANLKAERVLLVGTGKDAELSDRQLRKLIAAVYGVLKTLGGSDALLALQDVQVKGRDAYGKARLIVESLADAGYQFDRFKSQKATPGALKKITLITDKADTAAVERATREARAIAIGMALTKDLGNLPPNICHPSYLAEQAKELGKAHKNLKVEILDEKKLQTLGAGAFLAVGQGSEQPPRMIVMQYNGGKKGEKPHALVGKGITFDTGGISIKPAANMDEMKYDMGGAASVFGTLRAVLELQLPINLVCLLACAENMPSGGATRPGDIVTTMSGQTVEILNTDAEGRLVLCDTLTYAERFKPQSVIDIATLTGACIVALGSNVSGLMGNDDELVNQILAAGRQADDRAWQLPLYDEYQEQLDSPFADIANIGGPKAGTITAGCFLSRFTKSYKWAHLDIAGTAWISGGKDKGATGRPVPLLTQYLLDRVQA